The region CTGTGACACTTTCCGTGACCGAAGGCTTGCGACTTCAGCCCTCGCGTTTTCACGCGACATGCTGCCCTGTGGTGTCCGGACTTTCCTCTTCGGATGATCTCGCGACCTCCCAAAGCGACCACCCCCGGCCGACCCCGAACCATCTTAACGGCGAATTCCCAAATTTGAACGCAAAATGTTGGAATTCGCTCCAATGGAATCGGAAAATTAAAAAATTCAAAATTCCCAATTCAATGCTAGCATCACCTCATGTCCATCCAGACCTATAACTGGGGAAATACCCGTCGCTCGTCCTTTCAAGTGGAGCGCTGGACGTGGAGCATGCGCGGCTGGCTGTTCGTCGCCCTTTTGCTTGCCGTTCTTCTGCACTGGTGGCTGTTCCAGATTTTTGACAGCTACTCGCTCAACAAAGCTGCCACCCAGATCATGGCTGATCCCCGGCCGGAACGGATCGCGGTCAACCCGGAGGTGCTGCAGGACAAGCCCGCCCAGCCAGTCATTCCTGACATCATCGCGCCTTCCGAGGCTCCTCCTGAACCCGAAACCAAGGCCGATTTTCAGGACATTGTCGACATGCTTCCCGATGACCGCGCGCTCGATTTGACGCCTGACGTCAGCAAGGTCACCAATTTTATCGCGCCGGACAGCGTTCCCAACGCCACCGAACCGGCCCAATCTCCTTCGCTCGCCGCGATTGCTGACACGCTCACCGGAACCAACGACATCGCCAGTGCTGCAGAGGCCATCAAAAGCTCGGCGCTCAACAAAGCCGTTTCCGAAAAGCAGCTCATCCTTCCCGGTCGTGAACTCGACAAGGAACTGGAGGGCATTGATGGCAAGCTGCTCGACCGCCTCAACAAAGACAGCATGGCCGGTAACGCCGCCGCCGCGAAGGTCCAGGGCTTCAGCAACCTTGATGAGCTCATCAACCGTGGCAACAGGCTCAACGCCAGCACCGATCCGATCCTCATGCCCACCGATTTGCTGTTTCCCTATGGCAGCGCCGAGCTGGCCGACAATGCCCGCCTCAGCCTGATGAAGCTTGGTCTGCTTATTCAGCGCAATCCGAACAACCGATTCATCATCGAAGGCCACACCGACACGTTTGGCACCGACGAGTTCAACTTCGAACTCAGCCAGCGCCGGGCGAATGCGGTGGTCAGCTGGCTCATTTCCTCCCTCCGACTCAGCACCGATCGTGTTCAGGCCGTGGGCATGGGCAAAACTCGCACGCTTGTCGGTGGCGCGACCCCTGAACAGCAGGCCCTCAACCGCCGCGTGGAAATTAAAGTCCGTCCTTTGCGTTAAACCCTCTCATGGCGGCCAAAAAAGCGACCAAGGCGAAGGCAAAAAGTCAACGCCTCCACATCCTCCAGTCCACCTTGTTCCGCTGGCTCATTTTCGGCCAGTTGCTCGCGTTGTTTCTCATCGCGTATGTGAAGATGGGCAGTCTGCTCATTTCACAGACCAATCACACCGACAAAAACATGTTTGGTGGCGACCAGATGCACAACATGCGTCTGGCCACCCAGGCCAAGGCAGATCTCGATCCCGATTTCACCCAGGGTTTCACGCCTGCCTTGAAGAACTTTTTCCCCCATCGCACCGATGGCGTCGTGCAACCTCTCTGGCCATGGGTGGCGGCGTGGCTGGTTGAACCGGGTCATCAAATCACTGAAGAGGTGATGGTCTCCAAACAAGGCCGGCCTGAGGACTACTCGCTCTTCAACAAAGGCCGCTGGTTCAATGTCTTCGTAACCGCGACTTTCCTCGTTTTCCTCGGCATCGCGGCCTGCAAAAAGCTCTCTCTGCCCGCTGCCTGCAACCTCATTTTGCTTGGTGGTTTCGGCGCCTTGTTGC is a window of Phragmitibacter flavus DNA encoding:
- a CDS encoding OmpA family protein, giving the protein MSIQTYNWGNTRRSSFQVERWTWSMRGWLFVALLLAVLLHWWLFQIFDSYSLNKAATQIMADPRPERIAVNPEVLQDKPAQPVIPDIIAPSEAPPEPETKADFQDIVDMLPDDRALDLTPDVSKVTNFIAPDSVPNATEPAQSPSLAAIADTLTGTNDIASAAEAIKSSALNKAVSEKQLILPGRELDKELEGIDGKLLDRLNKDSMAGNAAAAKVQGFSNLDELINRGNRLNASTDPILMPTDLLFPYGSAELADNARLSLMKLGLLIQRNPNNRFIIEGHTDTFGTDEFNFELSQRRANAVVSWLISSLRLSTDRVQAVGMGKTRTLVGGATPEQQALNRRVEIKVRPLR